In one Caballeronia sp. M1242 genomic region, the following are encoded:
- a CDS encoding DUF6232 family protein yields the protein MDTPFNERGVTLSRAGLSASGQMIPLRELRAARVVKIERKKPLPIIIALIGLAVLGAGVATGTGAALVLGVMIVVVGYLSWITQDVIYQLMVSTPDGERELLITKDQAFADRVAALVGEAVAKHAARPQA from the coding sequence ATGGATACACCCTTCAACGAACGCGGCGTGACGCTCTCGCGCGCCGGCCTTTCCGCTTCCGGACAGATGATTCCGCTGCGCGAATTGCGCGCGGCGCGGGTCGTGAAGATCGAGCGCAAGAAGCCGCTGCCGATCATCATCGCGCTGATCGGGCTGGCCGTGCTCGGCGCCGGCGTGGCAACCGGCACGGGCGCGGCGCTCGTGCTCGGCGTCATGATCGTCGTGGTCGGCTATCTGTCGTGGATCACGCAGGACGTGATCTATCAGCTGATGGTCTCGACGCCCGATGGCGAGCGCGAACTGCTGATCACCAAAGATCAGGCATTCGCGGACCGCGTGGCGGCGCTCGTGGGCGAGGCCGTGGCGAAGCACGCGGCGCGGCCGCAGGCGTGA
- a CDS encoding YMGG-like glycine zipper-containing protein yields the protein MRGRAVSAVVIAALAQNVAAQSKPIAYPSKGQSPQQQQSDDGACYSWAKSNTGIDPATASTAPPPPSGPAVGGGERVGGAARGAAGGAVIGAITGDAGKGAAIGAAAGTMAGGARARQNRRAQQANAQAQSQGAMDTYYRAWAACMQGRGYSIH from the coding sequence ATGAGAGGGCGCGCGGTCAGTGCGGTCGTGATCGCCGCGCTGGCGCAGAACGTCGCGGCGCAAAGCAAGCCGATCGCATATCCGTCGAAGGGGCAGAGTCCGCAGCAACAGCAGAGCGACGACGGCGCGTGCTATAGCTGGGCCAAGAGCAACACCGGCATCGATCCCGCGACGGCGTCCACCGCGCCGCCGCCGCCCTCCGGTCCAGCAGTAGGCGGCGGCGAACGCGTGGGCGGCGCGGCGCGGGGCGCGGCGGGCGGCGCGGTGATCGGCGCCATAACGGGCGATGCAGGCAAGGGCGCGGCCATCGGCGCGGCAGCCGGCACGATGGCAGGCGGCGCGAGAGCCCGCCAGAACCGGCGCGCGCAGCAGGCGAACGCGCAGGCGCAAAGCCAGGGCGCGATGGACACTTACTACCGCGCGTGGGCCGCCTGCATGCAGGGGCGCGGCTATTCGATCCACTAG
- a CDS encoding membrane integrity-associated transporter subunit PqiC gives MRAALVSVVLSVAFFAAICAGCASPRASFYRLSAEPSLTATTRFEPGQPLIVGPVTVPELVDRPQIVTRDSANQVTLNEYARWGAPLKSSIADAIAGDLTLLLGSDRVAVASRAVADSQAWRVRVDIQQFESVPGETVMIDAHWTVRSVGGDTALSGRSVVREPVTGTDFDALVAAHSRALASVSRDIAAGIGRSAGP, from the coding sequence ATGCGCGCCGCTCTCGTGTCCGTCGTTTTGTCCGTCGCTTTTTTCGCCGCGATCTGCGCGGGCTGCGCGTCGCCGCGCGCGAGCTTCTACCGGCTGAGCGCGGAACCGTCGCTTACCGCGACGACCCGTTTCGAACCGGGCCAGCCGCTGATCGTCGGCCCCGTAACGGTGCCGGAACTGGTCGATCGTCCGCAGATCGTCACGCGCGATTCGGCCAACCAGGTCACGCTCAACGAATACGCGCGTTGGGGCGCGCCGCTCAAGAGCAGCATCGCCGATGCCATCGCCGGGGATCTCACGCTGTTGCTCGGCTCCGACCGCGTGGCGGTGGCGTCGCGCGCGGTGGCGGACTCGCAGGCGTGGCGCGTGCGCGTCGATATCCAGCAGTTCGAATCCGTTCCCGGCGAAACCGTCATGATCGATGCTCACTGGACCGTGCGCAGTGTCGGCGGCGATACGGCGCTAAGCGGCCGCTCGGTCGTGCGCGAACCGGTGACGGGAACCGACTTCGATGCGCTCGTCGCCGCGCATAGCCGCGCGCTCGCGAGCGTGAGCCGCGACATCGCGGCGGGAATCGGCCGCAGCGCAGGCCCGTGA
- a CDS encoding intermembrane transport protein PqiB gives MSTPDETPDAEVVPRRRFRIPWVWIVPAIAVAIGIWLAAQAVLAQGPTVTISFRTGEGLEAGKTKIKFKDVEIGLVKSVALSKDYSRVVATAELTRDASKMLVDDTRFWVVRPRVAGGSVSGISTLLSGAYIGMDIGRTKRERRDYVGLETPPVFSNDVPGRQFILKAADLGSIDVGAPIYFRRLQVGQVTSFELDQDGSGVTLHVFVNAPYDRYVNADSRFWQASGIDLTLSTDGLKLNTQSLVSMVIGGLAFETPAASLDWAEAPANTTFALFPTRADALRVQERIVETYAFDFHGSVRGLAVGAPVDFRGITIGEVSAIYTSFDPATRQISIPVEVKLYPERFTSRFASGAKGGRMVSDPRALAELLVARGLRGQLRTGSLLTGQLYVALDFFPTAKKASIDWNRTPPLLPTTPSGLASLQDSVNRIMTRIDKLPIEELTASAKQTLDNTSQLMSNLNTQIVPQAATTLAAARAALDAAHSTLMPDSGLQQDTAEAVRELTRTAASFRSLADYLQEHPEALLRGKPEDKK, from the coding sequence ATGAGCACGCCGGACGAGACGCCCGACGCCGAGGTCGTGCCCAGACGCCGCTTCCGCATTCCGTGGGTGTGGATCGTGCCGGCCATCGCTGTGGCGATCGGCATCTGGCTCGCGGCACAGGCCGTGCTCGCACAAGGGCCGACCGTCACCATCAGCTTCCGAACCGGCGAAGGGCTCGAAGCGGGCAAGACGAAGATCAAGTTCAAGGACGTGGAGATCGGGCTCGTCAAGTCGGTGGCGCTTTCGAAGGACTATTCGCGCGTCGTCGCCACGGCGGAGCTGACGCGCGATGCCAGCAAGATGCTCGTCGACGACACGCGCTTCTGGGTCGTGCGGCCGCGCGTGGCCGGCGGCTCGGTATCGGGCATCAGCACGCTGCTCTCGGGCGCGTATATCGGCATGGACATCGGCCGCACGAAGCGCGAGCGGCGCGACTACGTGGGCCTCGAAACGCCGCCCGTCTTCTCGAACGACGTTCCGGGGCGGCAATTCATCCTCAAAGCGGCCGATCTCGGCTCGATCGATGTCGGCGCGCCGATCTACTTCCGTCGCCTGCAAGTGGGCCAGGTGACGTCGTTCGAACTGGATCAGGACGGCAGCGGCGTCACCCTTCACGTGTTCGTGAACGCGCCCTACGACCGCTATGTGAACGCGGATTCGCGCTTCTGGCAGGCAAGCGGCATCGACCTCACGCTCAGCACCGACGGGCTCAAGCTCAACACGCAGTCTCTGGTTTCGATGGTGATCGGCGGCCTCGCGTTCGAGACGCCCGCAGCATCGCTCGACTGGGCCGAGGCGCCCGCGAACACGACGTTCGCGCTTTTTCCGACGCGCGCCGACGCGCTGCGCGTGCAGGAGCGCATCGTCGAGACCTACGCGTTCGACTTTCACGGCTCGGTGCGCGGGCTCGCCGTCGGCGCGCCGGTGGATTTCCGGGGCATCACCATCGGCGAGGTATCGGCCATCTACACGAGCTTCGATCCGGCGACGCGGCAGATCAGCATTCCCGTCGAAGTGAAGCTCTATCCGGAGCGATTCACCTCCCGTTTCGCCAGTGGCGCGAAGGGCGGCCGGATGGTGAGCGACCCGCGCGCGCTCGCGGAACTGCTCGTGGCTCGCGGCTTACGCGGGCAGTTGCGAACGGGCAGTCTGCTCACCGGACAACTGTACGTGGCGCTCGACTTCTTCCCGACTGCGAAGAAGGCGAGCATCGACTGGAACCGCACGCCGCCGCTTCTGCCCACCACGCCGAGCGGTCTCGCGTCGTTGCAGGATTCGGTCAACCGCATCATGACGCGCATCGACAAGTTGCCGATCGAGGAACTCACGGCGAGCGCGAAGCAGACGCTCGACAACACGAGCCAGCTGATGAGCAACCTGAACACGCAAATCGTCCCGCAAGCCGCGACGACGCTCGCGGCCGCCCGCGCCGCGCTCGATGCCGCGCATTCCACGCTCATGCCCGATTCCGGCCTGCAGCAGGACACGGCCGAAGCGGTCCGCGAACTGACGCGCACGGCGGCCTCGTTCCGCAGTCTCGCGGACTATCTGCAGGAGCATCCTGAAGCGCTGTTGCGCGGCAAGCCGGAGGACAAGAAGTGA
- a CDS encoding paraquat-inducible protein A — protein MSTLPSASAASRGARPLIACHECDLIQRENPVPPGGALTCCRCGAVLYRRRRKGFDRALAYALTACVLWIISNAFPIVGLSVSGSLVQTTLMGAARVLYRDGMWPLAGLVFFTTVLMPGLQALGMVWLLLPLHLNRRPWRAYAVFRLLRVAREWGMTEVLMLGLLVAVVKLAHIASVVTGPALWSLAALMLLLVAASSAFDERAMWARIEGAPPGMPPDTPLRGATAAANGIFICHDCGLCTRGARRHAHLCCPRCGARVHLRKPASLSRTWAYLSAAAVLYIPANTLPVMNTSSLFGAQKDTILSGVAYLWQSGSWPLAIIVFIASIAVPMLKILAIGYLAASANLRMTQRNAQRARIYRIVELVGRWSMLDIYVIAVLVALVQFSAVATIEAGPASIAFGAVVVLTMLAAMSFDPRLIWDTATPRKEAR, from the coding sequence ATGAGCACGCTGCCATCCGCGTCGGCCGCCTCGCGCGGCGCTCGTCCGCTGATCGCGTGCCACGAATGCGATCTCATTCAGCGGGAAAATCCGGTGCCGCCCGGCGGCGCGCTGACCTGCTGCCGATGCGGCGCCGTGCTCTACCGGCGTCGTCGAAAGGGATTCGACCGCGCGCTCGCCTATGCGCTCACGGCGTGCGTGCTGTGGATCATCTCGAACGCGTTTCCGATCGTGGGCCTTTCCGTCAGCGGCTCGCTCGTGCAGACCACGCTCATGGGCGCGGCGCGCGTGTTGTATCGCGACGGCATGTGGCCGCTCGCCGGGCTCGTCTTCTTCACGACGGTTCTCATGCCCGGCTTGCAGGCGCTCGGCATGGTCTGGCTGCTGCTGCCGCTGCACCTGAATCGCAGGCCGTGGCGCGCGTATGCGGTGTTTCGCCTGCTGCGCGTCGCGCGCGAATGGGGCATGACCGAAGTGCTGATGCTCGGCCTCCTCGTCGCCGTCGTGAAGCTCGCGCATATCGCGTCGGTGGTGACGGGTCCGGCGCTGTGGTCGCTCGCGGCGTTGATGCTGCTGCTCGTCGCGGCATCGTCGGCATTCGACGAGCGGGCCATGTGGGCGCGCATCGAAGGCGCGCCGCCCGGCATGCCGCCCGACACGCCGCTACGGGGCGCGACCGCCGCCGCCAACGGCATCTTCATCTGTCACGACTGCGGCCTGTGCACGCGAGGCGCGCGCCGGCACGCTCACTTGTGCTGTCCGCGCTGCGGCGCGCGCGTGCATCTGCGCAAGCCTGCAAGCCTGTCGCGCACATGGGCTTATCTGAGCGCGGCGGCGGTCCTCTACATTCCCGCCAACACGCTGCCGGTGATGAACACGAGCTCGCTCTTCGGCGCGCAGAAGGACACGATTCTGAGCGGCGTCGCCTATTTGTGGCAGTCGGGATCGTGGCCGCTCGCGATCATCGTATTCATCGCGAGCATCGCGGTGCCGATGCTCAAGATTCTCGCCATCGGCTATCTCGCCGCGAGCGCCAACCTGCGCATGACCCAGCGCAACGCACAGCGCGCTCGTATCTACCGGATAGTCGAACTGGTGGGCCGCTGGTCGATGCTCGATATCTACGTGATCGCGGTGCTCGTCGCGCTCGTGCAGTTCAGCGCGGTGGCGACCATCGAGGCCGGTCCCGCGTCGATTGCGTTCGGCGCGGTCGTCGTGCTGACCATGCTCGCCGCCATGTCGTTCGATCCGCGCCTCATCTGGGACACCGCGACGCCGCGCAAGGAGGCACGATGA
- a CDS encoding efflux transporter outer membrane subunit translates to MRRARLLLSLAGIVGVVSLNGCLLGPNYSREPVPTPATFRFAATEVADTANTEWWKQFQDPVLDDLIATALANNKDVKIAAARVEQFMGQFVTTRSALFPQISAGATAGRQRISQAGPQPTLPGVGPVYNSFELSVSAAWEIDVFGRVRRLTEAARANLLSSEEARRATILSLVASVASSYLNLRSLDQQLAIAKATTESRAESVHVFTLRFEGGEVSQLELAQSQSEYEASLATIPQLETQIAQQEDALSILLGDNPRPIVRGRELGALATPVIPAGLPSDLLERRPDLLQAEQDLVAANALIGAARALYFPQISITGLLGTASGQFSSLFTGPSRVWSFAGAVTQPIFTAGNISGQVQTAEAQQRAALLSYQKAIQVAFQEVDDALIASEKLHTQLEVQGRQVAALATYARLARARYEGGYTSYIEVLDAERSLFDAQLAQTQTQAAALSSFVTLYKVMGGGWVVEADKMTGQASAGTNAPAGTAQALQ, encoded by the coding sequence ATGCGGCGCGCCCGGCTCCTTCTTTCGCTCGCAGGTATCGTCGGCGTCGTGTCGCTGAACGGCTGCCTGCTCGGGCCGAACTATTCGCGCGAGCCCGTGCCGACGCCCGCGACGTTTCGCTTCGCCGCCACCGAGGTCGCCGATACCGCGAACACCGAATGGTGGAAGCAGTTTCAGGACCCCGTTCTCGACGACCTCATTGCCACCGCGCTCGCGAACAACAAGGACGTGAAGATCGCGGCGGCGCGCGTCGAACAGTTCATGGGCCAATTCGTCACGACGCGCTCGGCGCTCTTCCCGCAGATCTCGGCAGGCGCGACGGCGGGACGGCAGCGCATCTCGCAGGCGGGACCGCAGCCTACGCTGCCGGGCGTCGGACCGGTCTATAACAGCTTCGAGCTTTCGGTGTCGGCGGCGTGGGAGATCGACGTCTTCGGCCGCGTCCGCAGGCTGACGGAAGCGGCGCGCGCGAACCTGCTGTCGAGCGAGGAAGCCCGCCGCGCGACGATCTTGTCGCTCGTGGCGTCGGTCGCGTCGTCGTATCTGAACCTGCGCAGCCTCGATCAGCAGCTTGCCATCGCGAAGGCGACCACCGAAAGCCGCGCGGAGTCGGTCCATGTGTTCACGCTGCGCTTCGAAGGCGGCGAGGTATCGCAACTGGAACTGGCGCAAAGTCAGTCGGAGTACGAAGCCTCGCTCGCCACGATTCCGCAACTGGAAACGCAAATCGCGCAGCAGGAAGACGCGCTCTCCATACTTCTTGGCGACAACCCGCGGCCGATCGTGCGCGGCCGCGAACTCGGCGCGCTCGCTACGCCCGTGATTCCGGCGGGACTGCCTTCCGATCTGCTCGAGCGCCGGCCCGACCTGCTGCAAGCCGAGCAGGACCTGGTCGCGGCGAATGCGCTCATCGGCGCGGCGCGGGCGCTGTATTTCCCGCAGATCTCCATCACCGGCTTGTTAGGCACGGCGAGCGGCCAGTTCTCGTCGCTCTTCACCGGGCCGTCGCGCGTGTGGTCGTTCGCGGGCGCAGTGACGCAGCCCATCTTCACGGCGGGCAACATCTCCGGTCAGGTGCAGACGGCCGAAGCGCAACAGCGGGCTGCGCTGCTGTCGTATCAGAAAGCCATACAGGTCGCCTTTCAGGAAGTCGACGACGCGCTCATCGCCTCCGAGAAACTGCACACGCAGCTCGAAGTGCAAGGCCGGCAGGTCGCCGCGCTCGCCACCTATGCGCGGCTTGCGCGGGCGCGCTACGAGGGCGGCTATACGAGCTACATCGAAGTGCTCGATGCCGAGCGCAGTCTCTTCGACGCGCAACTCGCGCAGACGCAGACGCAGGCGGCCGCGCTCTCGTCTTTCGTCACGCTGTACAAGGTGATGGGCGGCGGCTGGGTCGTCGAGGCGGACAAGATGACCGGACAGGCGAGCGCGGGCACGAACGCTCCCGCCGGGACAGCTCAGGCGCTGCAATGA
- a CDS encoding efflux RND transporter permease subunit, whose amino-acid sequence MNISHFCIDRPIFASVISIVITLGGALAMLALPTAQYPDITPPQITISATYPGASADVVANNVAAPIEQQVNGADRMIYMSSSSSSTGNLTINAYFEIGTNPELAQVDVQNRVNLALPQLPQSVTAQGVQVQKKSQAFMMVIAIYSPDERYDATYIANYANVYVLDALKRIPGANQASIFGTPDYAMRIWLKPDRMAQLGVTAADVQTAVANQNQQFAVGRLGQSPTGAPVEQSFAVTTSGRLTEPSQFENIIIRAESGGAAIVRLKDVGRAELGQKDYSIRSRFQGKSATVLAVYQQPGANALDVSKQVRARLAEMKKSFPEGIDYQIAMDTTEFTRASISDVVHTFFEAVVLVVIVVFVFLQSLRATLIPVLAVPVSIVGTFMGMSALGFSINMLTLFGMVLAIGIVVDDAIVVIENVERNMTVHKLDPKAAAKLAMDEVAGPVVAIVLVLCAVFVPVAFLGGITGQMYKQFAITIAISVIISGIVALTLSPALASLLLKPGHHEKKGFFRWFDRQFARMTAGYTSVVRLVIKRFVIALLLFAGLIALAVVMMRDIPTAFLPPEDQGYLLGAVIMPDAASLDRTGQVSDRVTEYFMKQPAVGSITTVDGFSLLDSQNKNNASTFFVGFKSFEERYKSANIRTQNARSVLVNAYKSLSEIREGIVVPLNPPSIPGLGTTGGTEMWVQSKGDAPISQFAAIVDDFVAKAKRRPELTGVTSTFNAASQQLLADVDRDKAETLGVPVEDVYSAMQTMFGSLYVSQFNRSSRLWQVILQAEPSYRLRPDDLTQIFVKSKSGSMVPLKSVVNTRYVTGPDLITRFNNFPAVKITANAAPGYASGQVIQALEEVAAGLPSDYGIAWSGEAFEAKQSGSSSALVFIFGLVMVFLILAAQYEKWSLPFGVLMAVPFAIFGALLAILLRGLNNDVYFQIGLTMLVALAAKNAILIFEFAVINRESGKSVFDATMTAAEERLRPIVMTSLAFILGCVPLAIATGASANSRHSIGTGVIGGMLGATVIAVFFIPMFFYVLETMSSRSSKKSGHAPPASDATQAHGASGGGADARPSAPNEGN is encoded by the coding sequence ATGAACATCTCACATTTCTGCATTGACCGCCCGATTTTTGCCTCGGTCATTTCCATCGTCATCACGCTGGGCGGCGCGCTCGCGATGCTCGCGCTGCCGACCGCGCAGTATCCGGACATCACGCCGCCGCAAATCACCATCTCCGCGACCTATCCGGGCGCGAGCGCCGATGTCGTCGCGAACAACGTGGCCGCGCCGATCGAGCAGCAGGTCAATGGCGCCGACCGGATGATCTACATGAGCTCGTCGAGTTCCTCGACGGGCAACCTGACCATCAACGCGTACTTCGAGATCGGCACGAACCCGGAGCTGGCGCAAGTGGACGTGCAGAACCGCGTCAATCTCGCGTTGCCGCAACTGCCGCAGTCGGTCACGGCGCAAGGCGTGCAGGTGCAGAAGAAGTCGCAGGCGTTCATGATGGTGATTGCCATCTATTCGCCCGACGAGCGTTACGACGCCACGTATATCGCCAACTACGCGAACGTCTACGTGCTGGATGCGCTCAAGCGCATTCCCGGCGCGAATCAGGCGAGCATTTTCGGCACGCCCGATTACGCCATGCGCATCTGGCTCAAACCCGACCGCATGGCGCAACTCGGCGTCACGGCCGCCGATGTGCAGACGGCCGTCGCCAATCAGAACCAGCAGTTCGCGGTGGGACGTCTCGGGCAATCGCCGACGGGCGCGCCCGTCGAGCAGTCGTTCGCGGTGACGACATCGGGGCGGCTCACGGAGCCGTCGCAGTTCGAGAACATCATCATCCGGGCGGAGTCGGGCGGCGCGGCTATCGTGCGTCTGAAGGACGTGGGTCGCGCGGAGCTCGGCCAGAAAGACTATTCCATTCGCAGCCGCTTTCAGGGCAAGTCCGCGACCGTGCTCGCGGTGTATCAACAGCCGGGCGCGAACGCGCTCGACGTGTCGAAGCAGGTGCGCGCGCGTCTCGCAGAAATGAAGAAGTCGTTCCCGGAAGGCATCGACTACCAGATCGCGATGGATACGACCGAGTTCACGCGGGCCTCCATCTCCGATGTCGTGCACACGTTCTTCGAAGCGGTCGTGCTCGTGGTGATCGTCGTGTTCGTGTTCCTGCAAAGCCTGCGGGCCACGCTGATTCCGGTGCTCGCAGTGCCGGTGTCCATCGTCGGCACGTTCATGGGCATGTCGGCGCTCGGCTTCTCGATCAACATGCTGACGCTGTTCGGCATGGTGCTGGCTATCGGCATTGTCGTGGACGATGCGATCGTCGTGATTGAAAACGTCGAGCGCAACATGACGGTGCACAAGCTCGATCCGAAGGCGGCCGCGAAGCTCGCGATGGACGAAGTGGCCGGGCCGGTGGTCGCCATCGTACTCGTGCTGTGCGCCGTGTTCGTGCCGGTGGCGTTTCTCGGCGGCATCACGGGGCAGATGTACAAGCAGTTCGCCATTACCATCGCGATATCGGTCATCATATCGGGCATCGTCGCGCTGACCTTGTCGCCTGCCCTCGCCTCGCTGCTGCTCAAGCCGGGGCATCACGAGAAGAAAGGCTTCTTCCGCTGGTTCGACCGCCAGTTCGCGCGCATGACGGCGGGCTACACGAGCGTCGTGCGGCTCGTTATCAAACGCTTCGTGATCGCGTTGCTGCTCTTTGCCGGATTGATCGCGCTGGCTGTGGTGATGATGCGCGACATTCCCACCGCGTTCCTGCCGCCGGAGGACCAGGGCTATCTGCTCGGCGCGGTCATCATGCCGGACGCGGCGTCGCTCGACAGAACCGGACAAGTGTCGGACCGCGTCACCGAGTATTTCATGAAGCAGCCGGCCGTCGGCAGCATCACGACGGTCGACGGCTTCAGTCTTCTCGACAGTCAGAACAAGAACAACGCTTCCACGTTCTTCGTGGGCTTCAAGAGCTTCGAGGAGCGATACAAGTCCGCGAACATCCGCACCCAAAACGCGCGGTCCGTGCTGGTCAACGCTTACAAGTCGCTCTCGGAGATCAGGGAAGGCATCGTGGTGCCGCTCAATCCTCCGTCCATACCGGGCCTCGGCACCACGGGCGGCACCGAAATGTGGGTTCAGAGCAAGGGCGATGCACCCATCTCGCAGTTCGCGGCGATCGTCGACGACTTCGTGGCGAAGGCCAAGCGTCGGCCCGAACTGACCGGCGTGACGTCCACCTTCAACGCGGCTTCGCAGCAGTTGCTCGCCGACGTGGATCGCGACAAGGCCGAGACGCTCGGCGTGCCCGTCGAAGACGTGTATAGCGCGATGCAGACGATGTTCGGCTCGCTCTACGTGTCGCAATTCAACCGCTCGAGCCGCCTCTGGCAAGTGATCCTGCAGGCCGAGCCTTCGTATCGGCTACGGCCCGACGATCTCACGCAGATCTTCGTGAAGAGCAAGAGCGGCAGCATGGTGCCGCTCAAGTCGGTGGTCAACACGCGCTATGTCACCGGGCCTGATCTCATCACGCGCTTCAACAACTTCCCGGCAGTCAAGATCACGGCGAACGCCGCGCCCGGCTATGCGTCCGGGCAGGTCATTCAGGCGCTCGAAGAAGTGGCAGCGGGATTGCCGTCCGATTACGGCATTGCGTGGAGCGGCGAGGCGTTCGAAGCGAAACAGTCGGGCAGTTCGTCGGCACTCGTTTTCATATTCGGGCTCGTGATGGTGTTCCTGATCCTCGCCGCCCAGTACGAGAAGTGGAGCCTGCCGTTCGGCGTGTTGATGGCCGTGCCGTTCGCCATCTTCGGCGCGCTGCTCGCCATTCTGCTGCGCGGGCTCAACAACGACGTGTATTTCCAGATCGGCCTCACGATGCTGGTCGCGCTGGCCGCCAAGAACGCGATTCTCATCTTCGAGTTCGCCGTGATCAACCGCGAGTCGGGCAAATCCGTGTTCGATGCCACGATGACCGCCGCCGAAGAACGTCTGCGGCCGATCGTCATGACATCGCTCGCATTCATTCTCGGCTGCGTGCCGCTCGCCATCGCGACGGGCGCATCGGCGAACAGCCGGCATTCCATCGGCACCGGCGTGATCGGCGGGATGCTCGGCGCGACGGTCATCGCCGTGTTCTTCATTCCGATGTTCTTCTACGTGCTCGAAACGATGTCCTCGCGTTCGAGCAAGAAAAGCGGACACGCCCCGCCCGCTTCCGACGCTACGCAGGCTCACGGCGCATCGGGCGGCGGCGCCGACGCGCGGCCTTCCGCTCCCAACGAGGGGAACTGA
- a CDS encoding efflux RND transporter periplasmic adaptor subunit — protein MAFMCKQMLDCKRFHELPRRMLALRLRCSASIVLLALAACNKPPPEAPRPAVDVTVVTVTSKSTPVDFEFTAQTQSSREVEIRARVDGFLEKRMYTEGALVEAGQVMFLMDKRPFEAALQTAKGALAQQQARLYVTKQNLARVVPLAAMNALSKKDLDDATGNEKQAEAAVIAAQGEVQTAQLNLSYTTIRSPLKGLSSFARVQEGSYVTPTQSGLLTYIYQLDPMWVNFSISENELLRWREEISKNELHFPPGNKFDVTVIQADGSVYPQTGHIDFTNPAFSTETGTFLVRAVFANPRGTLRPGQFVKARVAGAVRPNAILVPQRAILQGAKSHFVWVLDDQSKPRQRVVEVGEWHGDDWFVTSGLKAGERVIVDGAVRVGADSQVRVVSAPTPGAAPATAPAATSAPGAQASLTQTKSEGGGTEK, from the coding sequence ATGGCGTTCATGTGCAAACAGATGCTCGACTGCAAGCGGTTCCACGAACTGCCGCGCCGGATGCTCGCACTGCGCTTGCGTTGCTCTGCCTCGATCGTGCTGCTCGCGCTCGCTGCGTGCAACAAGCCGCCTCCCGAAGCGCCGCGGCCGGCCGTCGATGTCACCGTCGTCACTGTCACGTCGAAGTCCACGCCAGTCGACTTCGAGTTCACCGCGCAAACACAGAGTTCGCGCGAAGTGGAAATACGCGCACGCGTCGACGGCTTCCTCGAGAAGCGCATGTACACCGAAGGCGCGCTGGTGGAAGCCGGACAGGTGATGTTCCTCATGGACAAGCGTCCCTTCGAGGCCGCGTTGCAAACGGCCAAGGGCGCGCTCGCGCAGCAGCAGGCGCGGCTTTACGTGACCAAGCAGAACCTCGCGCGCGTGGTGCCTCTCGCCGCGATGAACGCGTTGAGCAAGAAGGATCTCGACGACGCCACCGGTAATGAAAAGCAGGCCGAGGCCGCCGTCATCGCCGCGCAGGGCGAAGTGCAGACCGCGCAACTGAACCTGAGCTATACGACGATCCGTTCGCCGCTCAAGGGCTTGTCGAGTTTTGCGCGCGTGCAGGAAGGCAGCTACGTCACGCCGACGCAATCGGGCTTGCTCACCTACATCTATCAGTTAGACCCGATGTGGGTGAACTTCAGCATCTCGGAGAACGAGTTGCTGAGATGGCGCGAAGAGATCAGCAAGAACGAACTCCACTTTCCGCCCGGAAACAAGTTCGACGTGACTGTCATTCAGGCAGACGGATCTGTCTACCCGCAGACCGGCCACATCGACTTCACGAATCCGGCGTTCAGCACGGAGACGGGCACGTTCCTCGTGCGCGCGGTGTTCGCGAATCCGCGCGGCACGTTGCGTCCTGGCCAGTTCGTCAAAGCGCGCGTGGCGGGCGCCGTCCGCCCCAACGCGATTCTGGTGCCGCAGCGCGCGATTCTGCAGGGCGCGAAAAGTCATTTCGTCTGGGTGCTCGATGATCAATCCAAGCCGCGTCAGCGCGTGGTCGAAGTCGGCGAATGGCATGGCGACGACTGGTTCGTGACGAGCGGACTGAAGGCCGGCGAGCGCGTGATCGTGGACGGCGCGGTGCGCGTCGGAGCCGATTCTCAAGTGCGCGTGGTAAGCGCGCCGACGCCGGGCGCGGCACCGGCAACCGCGCCAGCCGCGACGTCCGCTCCCGGCGCGCAGGCGTCCCTGACCCAAACGAAAAGCGAAGGCGGCGGCACCGAGAAGTGA
- a CDS encoding helix-turn-helix transcriptional regulator: protein MDIDAIHKALANPLRREILEWLKEPERHFPDQELPLSHGVCAGQIDGRCGMSQSTVSAHLATLHKAGLVTTKRVGQWVFFKRDEAVIQAFRDSIENL from the coding sequence ATGGACATCGACGCAATTCATAAGGCCCTCGCCAACCCCCTTCGCCGCGAGATTCTCGAATGGCTGAAGGAGCCGGAGCGACATTTCCCTGATCAGGAACTGCCGCTGTCGCATGGCGTCTGCGCGGGTCAGATCGATGGGCGCTGCGGCATGTCGCAGTCCACCGTTTCCGCGCACCTTGCCACTTTGCATAAAGCCGGGCTCGTCACCACCAAGCGCGTAGGGCAGTGGGTGTTCTTCAAGCGCGACGAAGCGGTCATTCAGGCGTTTCGCGATTCCATCGAGAATCTTTGA